One part of the Eucalyptus grandis isolate ANBG69807.140 chromosome 10, ASM1654582v1, whole genome shotgun sequence genome encodes these proteins:
- the LOC104421948 gene encoding uncharacterized protein LOC104421948, translating to MDMEEAEGLFPFPTYECAYYVQSPSTVSHAYSNPEPPSTSFLHHPTQQAVSTYTLSRHSSRASNNSLALLPQNTNDPDPAVSDNAEKRLIAFDGDMGGGGDKEDADEQVYYQEKVEWWRYLSFGYNPSSNAWILLQISWRMIVSLGVALLVFYLATKPPKPEVSVKVDGIPNFVLGEGVDGTGVSTKILSCNISVRLWVDNKSKLFGLHIQPPLIQLYFGRLPLAIARPGGELYAGSSGTTLFGLYVGTRNKAMYGAGRSMQDMLEGGKGGLPLRVGVKLRSSIHVVEGLVHVRFHHQAQCLLLLSKADDAQTFNSTCALVPPTAS from the exons ATGGACATGGAAGAGGCAGAAGGGTTGTTCCCCTTCCCAACGTACGAGTGTGCATACTACGTGCAAAGCCCTTCCACCGTCTCTCATGCATACAGCAACCCTGAGCCACCCTCCACATCCTTCCTCCACCATCCCACCCAACAAGCCGTCTCCACATACACCCTCTCTCGCCACTCCTCCCGCGCATCCAACAACTCGCTGGCCTTGTTGCCCCAAAACACGAACGATCCCGACCCCGCGGTTTCCGATAACGCTGAGAAGCGTCTCATTGCGTTCGATGGGGAcatgggtggtggtggtgataaGGAGGATGCAGATGAGCAAGTGTATTACCAAGAGAAAGTGGAGTGGTGGAGGTACTTGTCCTTCGGTTATAATCCCTCGTCCAATGCCTGGATCTTGTTGCAGATAAGCTGGAGGATGATAGTGAGCTTGGGAGTGGCGTTGCTCGTTTTCTATTTAGCCACCAAACCCCCAAAGCCCGAGGTTTCCGTGAAG GTGGACGGGATCCCAAATTTCGTATTGGGAGAGGGAGTGGACGGCACGGGAGTGTCCACAAAGATCTTGAGCTGCAACATATCGGTGCGACTTTGGGTAGACAACAAGTCAAAGCTCTTCGGCCTTCACATTCAGCCCCCTCTCATTCAACTCTACTTCGGTCGCCTGCCTCTCGCCATTGCTCGTCCT GGCGGGGAGTTATACGCGGGAAGCAGTGGGACAACGTTGTTCGGTCTGTACGTGGGGACGAGGAACAAGGCGATGTACGGGGCGGGGAGGAGCATGCAAGACATGCTGGAGGGAGGCAAGGGAGGTTTGCCTCTGAGGGTTGGGGTGAAATTGAGGTCGAGCATTCACGTGGTGGAGGGACTGGTGCACGTCCGGTTCCATCACCAAGCCCAGTGCTTGTTGTTGCTGTCCAAAGCGGACGACGCCCAAACATTCAACAGCACCTGCGCACTCGTGCCTCCTACAGCTTCTTGA
- the LOC104423595 gene encoding 7-deoxyloganetin glucosyltransferase isoform X2, whose product MDDVNGESDGGGRMSSQEKEEEQEKVKKEGGHAACLPCPLQSHICVMLNLAKLLHQRAGFRITFVNTEFNRARLLRSDPSFFSTSLDDFQFVTIPDGLPPLSDLDATLMALPFSHLVATLLETSSDESRGVSCILSDIFMSFTATPAAQQFNIPLLFVWTNSASSFLAPKHYRAIMDKLRPLSPPKHASSSEANTFMDTVIDWIPGMKCMRVRDLPNSFGTKDGDDDFVLNACLEVVQNIVDRNPTHPMIVNTCEALERDALKELSSISTPIYSIGPLHLLNKVVDVDDRSHGLKQIKGHLWKDNAECLEWLNSKESKSVLYVSFGSVAFLLREQLVEFAMGLANSKQPFLWIIRPDLVNQGDNTSANPVLPREFLEETKGRGFISGWCPQEEVLNHPSIGGFLTHCGWSSIMESMSAGVPMLCWPCFGDQKGNCRYVCSEWEIGLEIGNGVKRDDVESFVRKLMTDDGDDNETGKKLKKRAVEWKRIVHEAALGSSTSDFKKLVNYLTSLQN is encoded by the exons atggacgaTGTCAATGGAGAGAGCGATGGTGGTGGAAGAATGAGTAGtcaggagaaggaggaggagcaggagaag gtgaagaaggagggagggcaCGCGGCGTGTCTCCCATGCCCACTTCAAAGCCACATATGCGTGATGCTGAATCTAGCCAAGCTCCTCCACCAACGTGCAGGCTTTCGCATCACCTTCGTCAACACCGAGTTCAACCGTGCCCGCTTACTCAGGTCTgacccttctttcttctccacaAGTCTTGATGATTTCCAATTTGTTACCATCCCAGATGGCCTCCCACCTCTCTCCGATCTAGATGCGACCC TCATGGCTCTTCCCTTCTCTCACCTCGTCGCCACTCTCCTCGAAACATCATCAGATGAGTCCAGAGGCGTTTCTTGCATCCTCTCTGACATTTTCATGTCGTTCACCGCCACTCCTGCGGCTCAGCAGTTTAACATCCCTCTACTCTTCGTTTGGACCAACtctgcttcttccttcttggcCCCCAAACATTATCGCGCCATCATGGACAAGCTGCGTCCTCTTTCACCCCCTAAAC ATGCTAGCTCTTCTGAAGCAAATACTTTCATGGATACGGTCATTGACTGGATTCCGGGCATGAAGTGCATGAGGGTGCGCGATCTCCCAAACTCCTTCGGCACCAAGGATGGCGACGATGATTTCGTGCTCAACGCTTGCCTGGAAGTGGTTCAGAATATTGTCGATCGCAATCCCACTCATCCCATGATCGTCAATACCTGCGAAGCCCTGGAGCGAGATGCTCTCAAAGAGCTCTCGTCCATTTCCACTCCCATCTACTCTATCGGCCCACTCCATCTCCTCAATAAAGTAGTAGATGTTGATGATCGGAGTCATGGGCTGAAGCAAATCAAGGGCCACTTGTGGAAGGACAACGCAGAGTGCCTTGAGTGGCTCAATTCCAAAGAATCTAAATCAGTATTGTACGTGAGTTTCGGAAGCGTAGCATTCTTGCTCCGAGAACAGCTGGTGGAGTTCGCAATGGGACTTGCCAATAGTAAGCAACCCTTTTTGTGGATAATTAGGCCGGACCTTGTGAACCAAGGAGACAATACTAGTGCTAATCCTGTTCTTCCTCGTGAGTTTCTTGAAGAAACCAAGGGGAGAGGCTTCATCTCTGGATGGTGCCCACAAGAGGAAGTGCTCAACCACCCTTCAATCGGAGGGTTCTTGACTCACTGCGGGTGGAGCTCGATAATGGAGAGCATGTCAGCCGGAGTTCCCATGCTGTGTTGGCCATGCTTTGGGGACCAGAAGGGCAATTGCAGATACGTATGCAGTGAGTGGGAGATCGGTCTGGAGATTGGAAATGGTGTGAAGAGAGATGATGTGGAGAGCTTCGTTAGAAAGCTCATGACTGACGATGGAGATGATAATGAGACGgggaagaagttgaagaagagggCCGTAGAGTGGAAGAGGATCGTACATGAGGCTGCCCTTGGCTCTTCCACTTCGGATTTTAAGAAGCTGGTGAATTACCTTACTTCTCtccaaaattaa
- the LOC104423595 gene encoding 7-deoxyloganetin glucosyltransferase isoform X1, translating into MDDVNGESDGGGRMSSQEKEEEQEKVKKEGGHAACLPCPLQSHICVMLNLAKLLHQRAGFRITFVNTEFNRARLLRSDPSFFSTSLDDFQFVTIPDGLPPLSDLDATLMALPFSHLVATLLETSSDESRGVSCILSDIFMSFTATPAAQQFNIPLLFVWTNSASSFLAPKHYRAIMDKLRPLSPPKHASSSEANTFMDTVIDWIPGMKCMRVRDLPNSFGTKDGDDDFVLNACLEVVQNIVDRNPTHPMIVNTCEALERDALKELSSISTPIYSIGPLHLLNKVVDVDDRSHGLKQIKGHLWKDNAECLEWLNSKESKSVLYVSFGSVAFLLREQLVEFAMGLANSKQPFLWIIRPDLVNQGDNTSANPVLPREFLEETKGRGFISGWCPQEEVLNHPSIGGFLTHCGWSSIMESMSAGVPMLCWPCFGDQKGNCRYVCSEWEIGLEIGNGVKRDDVESFVRKLMTDDGDDNETGKKLKKRAVEWKRIVHEAALGSSTSDFKKLVNYLTSLQN; encoded by the exons atggacgaTGTCAATGGAGAGAGCGATGGTGGTGGAAGAATGAGTAGtcaggagaaggaggaggagcaggagaaggtgaagaaggagggagggcaCGCGGCGTGTCTCCCATGCCCACTTCAAAGCCACATATGCGTGATGCTGAATCTAGCCAAGCTCCTCCACCAACGTGCAGGCTTTCGCATCACCTTCGTCAACACCGAGTTCAACCGTGCCCGCTTACTCAGGTCTgacccttctttcttctccacaAGTCTTGATGATTTCCAATTTGTTACCATCCCAGATGGCCTCCCACCTCTCTCCGATCTAGATGCGACCC TCATGGCTCTTCCCTTCTCTCACCTCGTCGCCACTCTCCTCGAAACATCATCAGATGAGTCCAGAGGCGTTTCTTGCATCCTCTCTGACATTTTCATGTCGTTCACCGCCACTCCTGCGGCTCAGCAGTTTAACATCCCTCTACTCTTCGTTTGGACCAACtctgcttcttccttcttggcCCCCAAACATTATCGCGCCATCATGGACAAGCTGCGTCCTCTTTCACCCCCTAAAC ATGCTAGCTCTTCTGAAGCAAATACTTTCATGGATACGGTCATTGACTGGATTCCGGGCATGAAGTGCATGAGGGTGCGCGATCTCCCAAACTCCTTCGGCACCAAGGATGGCGACGATGATTTCGTGCTCAACGCTTGCCTGGAAGTGGTTCAGAATATTGTCGATCGCAATCCCACTCATCCCATGATCGTCAATACCTGCGAAGCCCTGGAGCGAGATGCTCTCAAAGAGCTCTCGTCCATTTCCACTCCCATCTACTCTATCGGCCCACTCCATCTCCTCAATAAAGTAGTAGATGTTGATGATCGGAGTCATGGGCTGAAGCAAATCAAGGGCCACTTGTGGAAGGACAACGCAGAGTGCCTTGAGTGGCTCAATTCCAAAGAATCTAAATCAGTATTGTACGTGAGTTTCGGAAGCGTAGCATTCTTGCTCCGAGAACAGCTGGTGGAGTTCGCAATGGGACTTGCCAATAGTAAGCAACCCTTTTTGTGGATAATTAGGCCGGACCTTGTGAACCAAGGAGACAATACTAGTGCTAATCCTGTTCTTCCTCGTGAGTTTCTTGAAGAAACCAAGGGGAGAGGCTTCATCTCTGGATGGTGCCCACAAGAGGAAGTGCTCAACCACCCTTCAATCGGAGGGTTCTTGACTCACTGCGGGTGGAGCTCGATAATGGAGAGCATGTCAGCCGGAGTTCCCATGCTGTGTTGGCCATGCTTTGGGGACCAGAAGGGCAATTGCAGATACGTATGCAGTGAGTGGGAGATCGGTCTGGAGATTGGAAATGGTGTGAAGAGAGATGATGTGGAGAGCTTCGTTAGAAAGCTCATGACTGACGATGGAGATGATAATGAGACGgggaagaagttgaagaagagggCCGTAGAGTGGAAGAGGATCGTACATGAGGCTGCCCTTGGCTCTTCCACTTCGGATTTTAAGAAGCTGGTGAATTACCTTACTTCTCtccaaaattaa